TACAATTCCATAGTaaggaaattttttttttaaaatctttctCAACCTTTCCCACTCTATTCTTCACCCCCTACCCCGGCGCGCCTACCCCACCACCGCCACCCTCCCCCCTAATATCACCACTGCCATTTCGTCCTCAGACCCCGACCAAACTCCCTCCTTGCCCTTATCCATTTCGTCTCATATAGTGTTTgcctaaattatatatattttttaaaatattttatactaCCTAACCAAACATcgaaaaataaggaagaaaaccAATTATTTTCCAAACAAAATTTTTccaaggaaaacattttccttcgtaccaaacacacacAAATGTTTCTCAATTAAGGAACATTTATCTTTTGTCACTCGTAGTCTGTCAACATTATGTTCAATTCTACCACAAATCCTTTTCCTTTTGAGTATGCACTAATCTGCGTTCGATAAACTTTTTACTGTTTTTTACTTAGAAATGGGGCTATCCGCAAATCATCCTTGCATCCCTTGCACATAACCACAAGTTATTCTTTCTTCATATGGGGTAAACTATCCAGCTTTTCATCTCCGTGATAGCTGACATGATTGTTAAACTTATTTAACATTTTCCTTTTTGCATTAATTTAATTTCTCGATTTGGATATTCATGAGTAACATTTTGCCGTACAAAATGAATTCGTTTTTGTTTAGTTTTCTGGACATATAATGGACCCATATGATAACTTTGAGTAAGAAAAttggacacacacacacacacacacacacacacacacacacatatatatatatatatatatatatatatatatatagtgtgtaaAATTAGTTTAATTCTTTTCTAAAAGACCTGTGAAAAATAAACAGctaatctctagtatattatttGACATATTTGCATAGAGTTTTGTCTTAAGGTAGCTTTACACGAAATTAAgacatttttttttgttttaaatcAAAAAGAAGTAGGTTCTCAACTCTGTAATTTATATGCAATCTGTTTCATCTTAAAAAGGATGTTTGGCTAGAAAATAACGAAGTGGTAAGAAATAACGAAGTGGTCGGCTTGGATGAGGAAGCAAACAAAGTGATCAAGCGACTAGTTGAAGGAACAAATGAGCTAGATGTTATCCCAATTGTGGGTATGTTTGGGCTCGGCAAAACCACACTGGCAAGCAAAGTCTATAATGATTCCCGaatttcatatgaatttttcAGTGTCATTTGGATTTATGTTGGCCAATCATACAACATGAAGGATATCTTTCTGATACTTCTCCGTTACTTCACGAAACGCATCAGAGAATATCAAGACGAGGATGTGAATGGATTAGCTCAGATAATACATGATTTTTTGGCAAAAGGAGGTAAATGTCTTATTGTCTTGGACGACGTATGGGACTCACAAGTTGTGAACTCTCTTGTAAAAGTTTTTCCGAAAAACAATAAAGGCCACCGTATCATGATGACCACTCGCGATACATCAGTGGCCAATTATGGCAATGAAAATCCTCATAATATGAAATTTCTGACGGTTGCCGAAAGTCTTGAGTTGTTGAATGGAATAATTTTTGGCAACGAAAGGTGTCCTGTTGAGTTGGTAGGATTTGTAGAAAGCATTGCTCAAAAGTGTAGCGGAGTACCACTTGCAATTGTGACAATTGCTGGAACATTATTGCGTTGCACAAAAGTAAGTGACTGGCAAAGAGTTGAGAAAAAAGTGGAGCAGCATCTTATGGATAGAGGAGATCCTTCAAGTTGCTTGAAATTTGTAAACACGAGTTACACTCTATTGTCCGAAGAAATGCAAGCTTGCTTCTTGTATTTTGGTGTCTTTCCTCAAGCCTTTAATGTCCCTGCTTGGAAATTGATTCGGCTATGGCTTGCTGAAGGTTTAATCAAGCCCAATGGTTCACAAGCCCTTGAGGAGACAGCAAAGAATTATTTGAACAACCTTGTCAATAGAAATTTAGTGACAGTGTTACAGAAGAGTTGTGATGGTAATGTAAAAACATGTTGTGTTCAGGGCATGTTGCATCAGTTCTGCAAAGAGGAAGCTAGTAGCAAATGGCTTTTTCAAGAAGTACGTCCAACACCAGATCAGGCTATTCTTACTATACAAGACCCAGTTGCTTCTCGTCGATTGTGTATTCAATCCTCTGCTCTGAATGATTTTCTCTTCGCAGAACCACTCGCAGAGCATGTTAGATCTTTTTACTGTTTTTCCTCAGAAAAAAGACAAATCGAGTTGTCTGGTAACGACATCCAACTCATCCCCAAAGCTTTTCCATTGATCAGGGTCTTGGACATTCAATCCTTCAACTTTGTTTTTTCCAAAGATGATTTTAATCGGTTATTTCATTTGAGGTATATTGCTATCTCAGCTGACTTTAAGTCTCTTCCCAAATCCTTTGGTAAATTTTGGAATTTACAAACTCTTATACTTAATACAAGTACGTCGAAGTCCACCCTTGACATAAAAGCAAACATATGGAATATGTTACGGCTAAGGCATCTGCACACCAACATTCCTGCCAAATTGCCACCACCTCCTCATAGCCCAAAGGGTAAAGCTTCTTGCCTACAAACACTTTCTGTGGTTTCACCGGAAAGTTGCACGAAAGATATACTTGCAAAAGCTTGTAATCTCAAAAAACTGAGTATCCAAGGGCGAATGATTGATTTTCTTGGAACTAGTAAGGGTGGATGGTGCAATCTTGAAGAGTTGAAGTGCCTGGAACATTTGAAAATGTTGAATGATATTCATTCCTGGGGTAAAACACTTCACATTCCTCCATTGTTCTTCAAATTTTTACGTACACTGAAGAAGTTAACTTTGTTAAACACATGGTTTGATTGGAGTGAGGCGGAAAGATTGGGGCAGTTGGAATGCCTTGAGGTccttaagttgaaagaaaatGCATTCGCAGGAGAGTCCTGGAGGCCGGAGAGAGGTGGTTTTAGTCAACTCCAGATCTTGTGGATTGAAAGGGCAGACTTGAAAATTTGGGAGGCTTCAGAACTTCATTTCCCAAGACTTAGGCACCTTGTTCTTATATCTTGTGATAGGCTTCAGGCTGTGCCATGTGAGCTGGCTGGCGTACCTAGCCTTCAAGAGATGAGTCTGGAGAACACATATAGAGCAGTCAAATCAGCTAGAGAAATAGAGCGGAAGAAAATGGATAGCACCAAATTCAAGCTCACCATATTCCCTCCTGAAGTTGAGTATTACGAGCCCACAAACTGAAGGGTCAGTTTTCATTTTTTCTCTTAAAATGATCTTATATATACATTGTAGTTTCAATGGAATTGAAGTTACACGACTATATCCATGTTCAGCTGCTGTCGTTATGAAAGATTCCATGAGACTGCATCTATCTCTACATAATATGTCATTTGTTTAGTCTAATGTCCTGTAAATCTTACGTCAAAGTTTGTGTATCCTTCGGATCAACAATGCCACCATGATTATTCGTTTTGTTGTGTTTGTTACTTCGAAATATTATTCAGACATGATTCGGAATAGAGAATatctatctttttttctttttaagatAGGTTAGGCATTTATTGTACTACAGTATATGGAGTATTGTAAAATCTTACTAGTAGtttctttctttagctgtttCTGTCTTATTTATTTTCATCCTTTCTACAGGAGAGATCCAGGCACGTTTCTCGGAGCCTGGGATCATGGACAAATAGAATGTCCTCTAATAAGAAGTCGCCGCATTTCATTTTGTATGCAGTCTGATCATAACTAATTCCAACAAAGAACCTGTTTGTGTTATATTTATCCAATCATTGTGAAGTTGAAAACTATCTGTGTGTGGTTCTGGAGGTTGATAACTGTTGGCTCGAATCACCTTCCTGCTCGTTACATTTCCTGTTCACCATTATGTGAATTGTGAAGTATTTGCTTTCCGAGTTGTAATAGAAATTTTCCATCTTTTTCCATTTCTGTTGTCTCTGTATTGCTTTACTTCACGATTTCTCCTCTGTTTAAGCATGGATACAACTATCATACTGAATGACAATTGACAAGTGCTTTCTTCAAGATGGGTTctggtttttttttttgaatgGACTGTTTCAATTTCATATAATGAATTCTTATGTTTTCCAATTAGTTAAACTTTTGACTCAATTGTCTCGTCATTTGAGATACTTGCTATTCTTCCTACGACCATTGAATAATGTGGCAATGTTATTCCTagggaaaatgacattgtatagtcactcttaaaataatagccgaaaaaatatatattttatatatatatatatatatatatatatatatatatatatatatatatatatatatttagtatgttatatacaaaaattatatatattttatacattttttcggcTACGGAATGTAAATAGTTTCCGCGTaggctaaaagtgaaaaaagacCCTTATTTCCTTTGAACCGAAGCATCTAAAACTAGCTACTTCCATGAGTCAAAATTAGTACCATACAACAAAATATCATATTcttaaaaatataaaagtaataaaatgtgacgacccaaatttttctccgtaggatgtcgtgatgacacataacctctgagactaggtaagcctaacacttaacAAATTAATGGAAGAGTGTGACCAACAATTAATAATTATGAAATAGACCCTTATTACA
This region of Nicotiana tomentosiformis chromosome 4, ASM39032v3, whole genome shotgun sequence genomic DNA includes:
- the LOC104117377 gene encoding putative late blight resistance protein homolog R1A-3; its protein translation is MAATVVSSLVEKLQLLINEEVKLIAGAVKEEFQRLLEQVERLQESLGGIISKKEGESKRLKNLEKVIRSIVYETEDEIDEFLVQAKLQQEKNLFGIKCLDFDRGDRVQDLSSKIDSILDRINRSIHSKNHPDAKRVLIEDMRREARDVLPRKDGASVEPQDVWLENNEVVRNNEVVGLDEEANKVIKRLVEGTNELDVIPIVGMFGLGKTTLASKVYNDSRISYEFFSVIWIYVGQSYNMKDIFLILLRYFTKRIREYQDEDVNGLAQIIHDFLAKGGKCLIVLDDVWDSQVVNSLVKVFPKNNKGHRIMMTTRDTSVANYGNENPHNMKFLTVAESLELLNGIIFGNERCPVELVGFVESIAQKCSGVPLAIVTIAGTLLRCTKVSDWQRVEKKVEQHLMDRGDPSSCLKFVNTSYTLLSEEMQACFLYFGVFPQAFNVPAWKLIRLWLAEGLIKPNGSQALEETAKNYLNNLVNRNLVTVLQKSCDGNVKTCCVQGMLHQFCKEEASSKWLFQEVRPTPDQAILTIQDPVASRRLCIQSSALNDFLFAEPLAEHVRSFYCFSSEKRQIELSGNDIQLIPKAFPLIRVLDIQSFNFVFSKDDFNRLFHLRYIAISADFKSLPKSFGKFWNLQTLILNTSTSKSTLDIKANIWNMLRLRHLHTNIPAKLPPPPHSPKGKASCLQTLSVVSPESCTKDILAKACNLKKLSIQGRMIDFLGTSKGGWCNLEELKCLEHLKMLNDIHSWGKTLHIPPLFFKFLRTLKKLTLLNTWFDWSEAERLGQLECLEVLKLKENAFAGESWRPERGGFSQLQILWIERADLKIWEASELHFPRLRHLVLISCDRLQAVPCELAGVPSLQEMSLENTYRAVKSAREIERKKMDSTKFKLTIFPPEVEYYEPTN